One Glycine max cultivar Williams 82 chromosome 6, Glycine_max_v4.0, whole genome shotgun sequence DNA segment encodes these proteins:
- the LOC100815247 gene encoding U-box domain-containing protein 25 isoform X1 yields the protein MNEAQIEITIPHLFRCPISLDLFEDPVTLCTGQTYDRSSIEKWFSAGNLTCPVTMQKLHDPSIVPNHTLRHLINQWLQLGPQFGNSASIDYLAALKHTLESPQLENKLQALEKIRVLSDEYCSFRKSCFHQLNFLPLLLELVFGTQLSKSHNMEFTELALSCILKLLPLVSLEPLNMIKDESKLATFLLLFEKGTSSVKTSLCHLIDSTASPQTEEVCHMLGHSHKLVHEIVVLVRQNCEVSKVVAIKAMLALCSLQSNRENLVREGAIDGAITYISGCETRQKNAAPLAMAIIKKLLVLDSAKEALVNHPNGVETLVKMVFRVCNQECSESAVGILAIVCCDFGRAREEAIGAGVLTQLLFLLQSQCGTKTKTKARMLLKLLRSKWIEEPKQV from the coding sequence ATGAACGAAGCCCAAATTGAAATTACCATTCCTCACTTGTTCAGATGCCCCATCAGCTTGGACTTGTTCGAAGATCCAGTGACTTTGTGCACAGGCCAAACCTATGACAGATCAAGCATAGAGAAATGGTTTTCCGCCGGAAATCTCACATGCCCTGTCACAATGCAGAAGCTTCATGATCCATCCATTGTTCCCAACCACACTCTTCGCCACTTGATCAACCAGTGGCTCCAATTGGGTCCACAATTTGGTAACTCTGCCTCTATTGATTATTTAGCTGCATTAAAACACACCCTTGAGTCACCCCAATTAGAAAACAAGCTCCAAGCACTTGAGAAAATTAGAGTCCTCTCTGATGAGTATTGCTCCTTCAGAAAATCTTGCTTCCACCAACTAAACTTCTTGCCACTACTTTTGGAACTAGTTTTTGGTACTCAGCTATCAAAAAGTCACAACATGGAGTTCACCGAGCTAGCACTTTCTTGCATTCTAAAGTTGTTGCCTCTTGTGAGTTTGGAGCCTCTAAATATGATCAAAGATGAATCTAAGTTAGCAACTTTTTTGCTACTATTTGAAAAAGGAACTAGCTCGGTTAAGACTAGTCTTTGCCATCTCATAGATTCAACAGCATCTCCACAAACAGAAGAGGTATGTCACATGCTTGGACACTCTCACAAACTAGTGCATGAGATTGTTGTACTTGTTCGCCAAAACTGTGAGGTTTCCAAGGTTGTTGCAATTAAGGCCATGTTAGCATTATGTTCCTTGCAATCTAACAGAGAGAATTTGGTGAGGGAAGGAGCAATTGATGGGGCCATAACATACATTTCAGGTTGTGAAACAAGGCAGAAGAACGCGGCTCCATTGGCGATGGCGATAATAAAGAAGCTTTTGGTGCTGGATAGTGCTAAAGAGGCTTTGGTGAATCATCCTAATGGGGTTGAGACTCTGGTGAAGATGGTTTTCAGGGTGTGTAATCAAGAGTGTAGTGAGAGTGCTGTTGGGATACTTGCAATTGTTTGTTGTGACTTTGGGCGTGCAAGAGAGGAAGCAATTGGAGCTGGAGTTTTGACTCAGTTGCTGTTTCTTCTGCAGAGTCAGTGTGGCACCAAAACTAAAACAAAGGCAAGAATGCTGCTCAAGTTGCTAAGATCCAAGTGGATTGAGGAACCAAAACAGGTGTAG
- the LOC100815247 gene encoding U-box domain-containing protein 25 isoform X2 has translation MQKLHDPSIVPNHTLRHLINQWLQLGPQFGNSASIDYLAALKHTLESPQLENKLQALEKIRVLSDEYCSFRKSCFHQLNFLPLLLELVFGTQLSKSHNMEFTELALSCILKLLPLVSLEPLNMIKDESKLATFLLLFEKGTSSVKTSLCHLIDSTASPQTEEVCHMLGHSHKLVHEIVVLVRQNCEVSKVVAIKAMLALCSLQSNRENLVREGAIDGAITYISGCETRQKNAAPLAMAIIKKLLVLDSAKEALVNHPNGVETLVKMVFRVCNQECSESAVGILAIVCCDFGRAREEAIGAGVLTQLLFLLQSQCGTKTKTKARMLLKLLRSKWIEEPKQV, from the coding sequence ATGCAGAAGCTTCATGATCCATCCATTGTTCCCAACCACACTCTTCGCCACTTGATCAACCAGTGGCTCCAATTGGGTCCACAATTTGGTAACTCTGCCTCTATTGATTATTTAGCTGCATTAAAACACACCCTTGAGTCACCCCAATTAGAAAACAAGCTCCAAGCACTTGAGAAAATTAGAGTCCTCTCTGATGAGTATTGCTCCTTCAGAAAATCTTGCTTCCACCAACTAAACTTCTTGCCACTACTTTTGGAACTAGTTTTTGGTACTCAGCTATCAAAAAGTCACAACATGGAGTTCACCGAGCTAGCACTTTCTTGCATTCTAAAGTTGTTGCCTCTTGTGAGTTTGGAGCCTCTAAATATGATCAAAGATGAATCTAAGTTAGCAACTTTTTTGCTACTATTTGAAAAAGGAACTAGCTCGGTTAAGACTAGTCTTTGCCATCTCATAGATTCAACAGCATCTCCACAAACAGAAGAGGTATGTCACATGCTTGGACACTCTCACAAACTAGTGCATGAGATTGTTGTACTTGTTCGCCAAAACTGTGAGGTTTCCAAGGTTGTTGCAATTAAGGCCATGTTAGCATTATGTTCCTTGCAATCTAACAGAGAGAATTTGGTGAGGGAAGGAGCAATTGATGGGGCCATAACATACATTTCAGGTTGTGAAACAAGGCAGAAGAACGCGGCTCCATTGGCGATGGCGATAATAAAGAAGCTTTTGGTGCTGGATAGTGCTAAAGAGGCTTTGGTGAATCATCCTAATGGGGTTGAGACTCTGGTGAAGATGGTTTTCAGGGTGTGTAATCAAGAGTGTAGTGAGAGTGCTGTTGGGATACTTGCAATTGTTTGTTGTGACTTTGGGCGTGCAAGAGAGGAAGCAATTGGAGCTGGAGTTTTGACTCAGTTGCTGTTTCTTCTGCAGAGTCAGTGTGGCACCAAAACTAAAACAAAGGCAAGAATGCTGCTCAAGTTGCTAAGATCCAAGTGGATTGAGGAACCAAAACAGGTGTAG